The Iamia majanohamensis genome window below encodes:
- a CDS encoding MCE family protein, which yields MTRRLVVNLVAFGAVATLVIGYGVVNLFGDPFRQPVVLTTRMPETAGLREGFSVTLDGVVVGTVDSVELADQGVDIAMDIDDGVEVPGDVEARIVRASAIGEQRIDLSPTGDGSAPPLGDGSLVPAAEDAVPPNVEEVITEVQELLEALPTDDLNTVISESAAALQGRADDVRSLVRSTEIITAELLRRDDDLRALLDTAPEVVDDLADSGADIRRAVANTRAVAGILAARRTDIVDLLRDGGDLAEEATPLLRATRADLDCLVGSLADVASGLQGQPLADLDAALVRNQDFFGAIEEVAVEGPTKDLGYGGGARDDQTWLRLQLLVPPPGPPALPYDPKKGTPTTRLGPACDSAFPGGADAPRQDDPAPLEAGGRVVDADGRAVPVDGEAAAVPTGPAGQERARSTANPPLIPIVALGVGGLLLLWLVGPVARRPRRTRP from the coding sequence GTGACCCGCCGCCTGGTCGTGAACCTGGTCGCCTTCGGCGCGGTCGCCACCCTGGTCATCGGCTACGGCGTGGTGAACCTGTTCGGCGACCCGTTCCGCCAGCCGGTCGTGCTCACCACCCGGATGCCGGAGACCGCCGGTCTCCGCGAGGGCTTCAGCGTCACCCTCGACGGCGTGGTGGTCGGCACCGTCGACTCGGTCGAGCTGGCCGACCAGGGCGTCGACATCGCCATGGACATCGACGACGGCGTCGAGGTCCCCGGCGACGTGGAGGCCCGCATCGTCCGGGCCAGCGCCATCGGCGAGCAGCGCATCGACCTGTCGCCCACCGGCGACGGCTCGGCGCCGCCCCTGGGCGACGGCAGCCTGGTGCCGGCGGCCGAGGACGCCGTGCCCCCCAACGTCGAGGAGGTCATCACCGAGGTGCAGGAGCTGCTCGAGGCCCTGCCCACCGACGACCTCAACACGGTGATCAGCGAGAGCGCAGCCGCCCTCCAGGGCCGAGCCGACGACGTCCGCTCCCTGGTCCGCTCGACCGAGATCATCACCGCCGAGCTGCTCCGGCGCGACGACGACCTGCGCGCCCTGCTCGACACCGCTCCGGAGGTCGTCGACGACCTGGCCGACTCCGGGGCCGACATCCGCCGGGCGGTGGCGAACACCCGGGCGGTGGCCGGCATCCTCGCCGCCCGGCGCACCGACATCGTCGACCTGCTCCGCGACGGCGGCGACCTGGCCGAGGAGGCCACCCCGCTGCTGCGGGCCACCCGGGCCGACCTCGACTGCCTGGTGGGCTCCCTGGCCGACGTGGCCTCGGGCCTCCAGGGCCAGCCCCTCGCCGACCTCGACGCCGCCCTCGTGCGCAACCAGGACTTCTTCGGGGCCATCGAGGAGGTGGCGGTCGAGGGGCCCACCAAGGACCTCGGCTACGGCGGAGGGGCGCGCGACGACCAGACGTGGCTCCGGCTCCAGCTCCTCGTCCCGCCCCCGGGGCCGCCGGCCCTGCCCTACGACCCCAAGAAGGGCACGCCGACGACCCGGCTGGGCCCGGCGTGCGACTCCGCCTTCCCGGGCGGGGCCGACGCCCCCCGCCAGGACGACCCCGCGCCGCTCGAGGCGGGAGGACGGGTCGTCGACGCCGACGGGCGGGCGGTGCCGGTGGACGGCGAGGCGGCCGCGGTGCCGACCGGCCCGGCGGGGCAGGAGCGGGCGCGCTCCACGGCGAACCCTCCCCTCATCCCCATCGTCGCCCTCGGCGTCGGCGGCCTGCTGCTGCTGTGGCTGGTCGGACCGGTCGCCCGCCGTCCCCGGAGGACCCGTCCGTGA
- a CDS encoding MlaD family protein, translating to MRPPARALRPAVVVLVAVLAVVTGCARGDDPRIQVTATFPDVADLVEGAPVQMSDVRVGSVTSIRLADDGRRAQVRLAVDQDAAVPADVVARLRRTSALGEKLVELRPQGDDPEAPRLADGAVIARAVVVPDVEDLVASGTELFTSISASQLAVIIEESAASVEGRGEDLTLLLERLETVTGGYADRTATLTGLIDDIDRLASDLAPSAEANGEALSDLAETTRILDETSEEFLTTIRSLTRVAEEGEDLLATRYDEISLALEGLRSATGAVASEQAALGRVLQFLPGHNALGRAVDDDFAQIIGDVVLCGIPGGGEVDGDRLNDCE from the coding sequence GTGAGGCCCCCGGCCCGCGCCCTGCGGCCCGCGGTCGTGGTGCTGGTGGCCGTCCTCGCCGTGGTGACCGGGTGCGCCCGGGGCGACGACCCCCGGATCCAGGTCACCGCCACCTTCCCCGACGTGGCCGACCTGGTCGAGGGCGCGCCGGTGCAGATGTCGGACGTCCGGGTGGGCTCGGTCACCTCCATCCGGCTGGCCGACGACGGCCGCCGGGCCCAGGTCCGCCTGGCCGTCGACCAGGACGCCGCCGTGCCCGCCGACGTGGTGGCCCGGCTGCGGCGCACCAGCGCGCTGGGGGAGAAGCTCGTCGAGCTGCGTCCGCAGGGCGACGACCCCGAGGCCCCCCGCCTGGCCGACGGCGCGGTCATCGCCCGGGCGGTGGTCGTCCCCGACGTCGAGGACCTGGTCGCGTCGGGCACCGAGCTGTTCACCTCCATCAGCGCCTCCCAGCTGGCGGTCATCATCGAGGAGAGCGCGGCGTCGGTCGAGGGCAGGGGAGAGGACCTGACCCTGCTGCTGGAGCGCCTGGAGACCGTCACCGGCGGCTACGCCGACCGGACCGCCACCCTCACCGGCCTCATCGACGACATCGACCGGCTGGCCTCCGACCTGGCCCCGTCGGCCGAGGCCAACGGCGAGGCCCTCTCCGACCTGGCCGAGACCACCCGGATCCTCGACGAGACCTCCGAGGAGTTCCTCACCACCATCCGCTCCCTCACGCGGGTCGCCGAGGAGGGCGAGGACCTGCTGGCGACGCGCTACGACGAGATCTCCCTCGCCCTGGAGGGCCTCCGCTCGGCCACTGGGGCGGTCGCCTCCGAGCAGGCCGCCCTCGGCCGGGTCCTGCAGTTCCTGCCCGGCCACAACGCGCTGGGGCGGGCCGTGGACGACGACTTCGCCCAGATCATCGGCGACGTCGTGCTGTGCGGGATCCCCGGCGGCGGCGAGGTCGACGGCGACCGGCTGAACGACTGCGAGTGA